From Medicago truncatula cultivar Jemalong A17 chromosome 7, MtrunA17r5.0-ANR, whole genome shotgun sequence, a single genomic window includes:
- the LOC25499535 gene encoding F-box protein At5g06550 translates to MLSFRMMNLLSRIKTRTKKKIKRKNPNQNPHKLKNQNPISSITKNHSSLVEEEEEEDTKECFSIKSSAPSHTHGVQPLGNLYFNPGSINSRDTGLGNLHTLTDELVLDILGFLDGNSLGVLACVSKSFYVFTNHEPLWRNLVLENFVDGFQYNGSWKSTFVVSKGYPLLHMASGDVRSFKVRDFYSDYLFQSWLCANLEMKGEWLERDNIVRKRGISVAEFVANFEEVNKPVLLEGCIDNWDALRNWDRDYLVNLCGDDVKFSVGPVEIKLKDYFGYSDQVREERPLYLFDPKFAEKVPKLGLEYEVPVYFREDLFGVLGNERPDYRWIIIGPAGSGSSFHVDPNSTSAWNAVIKGSKKWVLFPPDVIPPGVHPSPDGAEVASPVSIIEWFMNFYGATKNWKKKPIECICKAGEVIFVPSGWWHLVINLEESIAVTQNYVSRRNLSSVLEFLKRPNASTLVSGTKDRVNLHDKFKNAIEASFPGAIDELAQKEEEKKIQQRKLSFWDSVADTRVGAFKFSF, encoded by the exons ATGTTGAGTTTCAGAATGATGAACTTGTTGTCCCGTATCAAAACaagaacaaagaagaaaatcaaaagaaaaaatccaaaccaaaaccctcacaaactcaaaaaccaaaacccCATTTCTTCCATTACCAAAAACCACTCATCTCtcgttgaagaagaagaagaagaagataccAAAGAATGTTTCAGCATCAAAAGCTCTGCCCCATCACACACACACGGTGTTCAGCCCTTAGGCAATCTCTATTTCAATCCAGGTTCCATCAACTCCAGAGACACTGGTTTAGGTAATCTTCATACCCTCACTGATGAGCTTGTTCTTGATATTCTAGGGTTTTTGGATGGTAATAGTTTAGGGGTTTTGGCTTGTGTGAGCAAATCGTTTTATGTTTTTACTAATCATGAACCCCTTTGGAGGAATCTTGTGTTGGAGAATTTTGTTGATGGGTTTCAGTATAATGGGTCATGGAAATCTACTTTTGTTGTTTCTAAGGGGTACCCTTTGTTGCATATGGCGAGTGGTGATGTTCGGAGTTTTAAAGTTAGAGACTTTTATTCTGATTATCTTTTTCAGAGTTGGTTATGTGCTAATCTTGAAATGAAAGGTGAATGGTTGGAGAGGGATAATATTGTTAGGAAGAGAGGGATTTCGGTTGCGGAGTTTGTGGCGAATTTTGAGGAGGTTAATAAGCCGGTGTTGTTGGAAGGGTGTATTGATAATTGGGATGCATTGAGGAATTGGGATAGAGATTATTTGGTTAATTTGTGTGGTGATGATGTTAAGTTTTCGGTTGGGCCGGTGGAGATAAAGCTTAAGGACTATTTTGGGTATTCGGATCAAGTTAGAGAAGAAAGGCCGTTGTATTTGTTTGATCCAAAATTTGCTGAAAAAGTTCCGAAATTGGGTTTGGAATATGAAGTTCCGGTGTATTTTCGGGAGGATTTGTTTGGTGTTTTGGGAAATGAGAGACCTGATTATAGGTGGATTATTATTGGACCAGCTGGGTCTGGATCGTCTTTTCACGTTGATCCAAATTCAACTTCAGCTTGGAATGCTGTGATCAAGGGGTCGAAGAAATGGGTATTGTTTCCTCCCGATGTTATTCCGCCCGGTGTTCATCCTAGCCCTGATGGTGCAGAGGTTGCTTCACCTGTTTCAATAATTGAGTGGTTCATGAACTTTTATGGTGCAACAAAGAATTGGAAAAAGAAACCAATTGAGTGCATATGTAAAGCTGGGGAGGTTATCTTTGTGCCTAGTGGATGGTGGCATTTGGTGATCAACCTGGAGGAATCAATTGCCGTAACACAAAACTATGTTAGCAG GAGAAATTTGTCAAGTGTCTTGGAGTTTCTTAAGAGGCCGAACGCAAGCACACTGGTATCTGGAACAAAGGATAGAGTAAATTTGCATGATAAGTTTAAGAATGCTATTGAGGCTTCTTTTCCTGGAGCAATTGATGAACTGGcccaaaaagaagaagagaaaaagatcCAGCAAAGGAAACTTTCCTTCTGGGATTCTGTTGCAGACACCAGAGTGGGAGCTTTCAAGTTCTCTTTCTAG
- the LOC25499532 gene encoding LOW QUALITY PROTEIN: pentatricopeptide repeat-containing protein At5g06540 (The sequence of the model RefSeq protein was modified relative to this genomic sequence to represent the inferred CDS: inserted 2 bases in 1 codon; deleted 1 base in 1 codon; substituted 1 base at 1 genomic stop codon) encodes MYKIIAKLLANRLRLVIGSVISETQSAFIKNRQILDGILIANEVVDEAKKFKKDLMLFKVDFEKAYDSVEWDYLNSVMERMSFPVLWRKWIRECVGTATASVLVNGSPTDEFHLCRGLRQGDPLSPFLFLIAAEGLQTLMKVMVDNQLFTGWANVRALRATLAIFELMSGLKVNFNKSLLVGINISDSWLSEAASVLSCKVGKIPFLYLGMPIGGNPRRLSFWDHVVNRIKSRLSGWNSRFLSFGGRLILLKAVLTSLPVYALSFFKAPTDRWLWLPDPVGGYTVRGAYVLLTEGAHPLLAEAMELVWHRQVPLKVSIFAWRLLRDRLPSKANLAARGVLSSEATLCVMGCGHVETAEHLFLFCPNTVLLWQQVRNWLGSMGADPNNLHDHLVQFTYLTSVGKAKRSFLQLIWILCTWIVWNERNNRLFGNVVTNVPRLLDKYISSRQKKKLRTHIFFDVFPSSRIIAFCIDHTPKFLPYAIKVFSXNPNIFIFNALILFIIIXQRIGLLPYNITNPFLVKACAQLESLKMGMQVHGQVVKYGFGSDFHVQRSLVCMYGCLCDLMAAKCIFKMMGRFDVASWTCMIKGYFKCGDVDSARKLFDRMPVKNLVTWSTMINGYLRNNCFDKAVEIFEILIDEGLVANEVGAVSACAHLGALAAGEKAYEHAIRINLDLNVILGTAIVDMYARCGNVEKAVRVFEEMKEKDVISWTSLISGVAMHGYAEEALEYFYVMVKNGIVPRDITFTAVLKAYSHGGLVEKGQEIFESMKRDYRLEPRLEHYGCMVDLLGRAGKLEEAENFILEMPIKPNAPVWGGALLGACRIHRNVEVGERVGTILIEMKPEHSGYYALLSNIYARTNKWKDATVMRRLMKEKGVRKQPGYSLIEIDGKTHEFTIGNKRHPEIDKIERMWEKILQKIKLAGYMGNTSEALFDIDEEEKEDALHRHSEKLAIAYGIMKIQAPGTIRIVKNLRVCEDCHTATKFISKVFDVELIVRDRNRFHHFKKYHVCIGFNNILTFKKLNLSLFTIFQYYNSIFISLSNAPRAMVSNLLLKMVYVLVWITGKRGMQFLSFRDALQMEGRKM; translated from the exons ATGTACAAAATTATAGCTAAGCTGTTAGCAAACAGATTGAGATTGGTGATTGGTAGTGTGATTTCTGAAACACAGTCTGCTTTTATTAAGAATAGACAGATTCTTGATGGTATTCTTATAGCCAATGAGGTGGTGGATGAAGCTAAAAAGTTTAAGAAAGATCTTATGTTGTTTAaggtggattttgaaaaagcgTACGACTCTGTTGAATGGGATTATTTGAACTCGGTTATGGAGAGAATGTCGTTTCCTGTCTTATGGAGAAAATGGATTAGAGAATGTGTGGGTACTGCTACAGCTTCTGTGCTTGTTAATGGTAGTCCTACTGATGAATTTCACCTGTGCAGGGGCTTGCGTCAGGGGGATCCCTTGTCCCCTTTTTTGTTCCTCATTGCGGCTGAGGGTCTTCAAACGTTGATGAAAGTTATGGTTGACAATCAGTTGTTTACGGG TTGGGCTAATGTTCGGGCTCTTCGTGCGACTCTTGCCATTTTTGAGTTGATGTCCGGTTTGAAAGTGAATTTCAATAAAAGCTTGTTGGTGGGTATTAATATCTCTGATTCTTGGTTGAGTGAGGCTGCCTCAGTGTTGAGTTGTAAAGTAGGTAAGATTCCTTTTTTGTATCTAGGTATGCCTATTGGGGGTAATCCGCGGAGACTTTCGTTTTGGGATCATGTCGTGAATCGTATTAAATCTAGATTGTCGGGGTGGAATAGCCGGTTTCTCTCGTTTGGTGGTCGCTTGATCCTCCTGAAAGCCGTTTTGACTTCTCTGCCTGTTTATGCTCTTTCCTTCTTTAAAGCTCCAACAGATAGATGGTTGTGGCTACCTGACCCTGTGGGGGGTTATACTGTTCGAGGAGCTTATGTTCTATTAACAGAGGGTGCTCATCCTCTTTTGGCCGAAGCAATGGAGCTAGTATGGCATCGTCAGGTCCCCTTAAAGGTCTCGATTTTTGCTTGGAGACTTCTCCGGGATCGGTTACCTTCAAAAGCAAATTTGGCAGCTCGTGGTGTTCTCAGTTCTGAGGCGACTCTTTGTGTTATGGGTTGTGGTCATGTTGAAACGGCcgaacatttatttttattttgcccaAATACTGTTTTGTTGTGGCAGCAGGTGCGCAATTGGCTAGGTTCTATGGGGGCGGATCCGAATAACCTTCATGATCACTTAGTGCAGTTTACTTACTTGACAAGTGTTGGTAAAGCTAAACGTTCTTTTCTGCAGCTAATTTGGATTCTGTGTACTTGGATTGTGTGGAACGAACGTAATAACCGCTTGTTTGGTAATGTTGTAACGAACGTCCCAAGGTTATTGGATAAG TATATTAGTAGTAGACAGAAGAAGAAACTAAGAACGCATATTTTCTTCGACGTTTTTCCATCAAGTCGAATCATTGCTTTCTGCATTGATCATACTCCAAAATTTCTACCTTATGCCATCAAAGTTTTCTC CAATCCCAATATCTTCATTTTCAACGCATTGATTCTTTTCATTATAATATAACAACGCATTGGTCTTTTACCTTATAATATAACAAACCCTTTTTTGGTTAAAGCTTGTGCTCAACTTGAAAGTTTGAAAATGGGTATGCAAGTTCATGGTCAAGTAGTGAAGTATGGTTTTGGAAGTGATTTTCATGTTCAACGGTCGCTTGTTTGTATGTATGgttgtttatgtgatttaatggctgcaaaatgcatttttaaGATGATGGGTCGATTTGATGTTGCTTCTTGGACTTGTATGATTAAGGGTTATTTTAAATGTGGTGATGTTGATTCTGCACGTAAACTGTTTGATAGAATGCCTGTGAAAAATTTGGTGACTTGGAGTACTATGATTAACGGTTATTTGCGGAATAATTGTTTTGATAAAGCTGTTGAAATATTTGAGATTCTTATAGATGAAGGGTTGGTGGCTAATGAGGTTGGTGCGGTATCTGCTTGTGCTCATTTAGGTGCTCTTGCGGCTGGGGAGAAAGCTTATGAGCATGCGATTAGAATTAATTTGGATTTGAATGTGATTCTTGGGACGGCGATCGTTGATATGTATGCAAGATGTGGGAATGTTGAGAAAGCTGTCCGGGTTTTCGAGGAAATGAAAGAGAAGGATGTAATTAGTTGGACAAGTTTGATTTCTGGAGTAGCTATGCATGGTTATGCAGAGGAAGCGCTTGAGTATTTTTATGTAATGGTGAAAAATGGGATAGTTCCTAGAGATATTACTTTTACAGCGGTTTTGAAAGCTTATAGTCATGGAGGGCTGGTAGAAAAGGGTCAAGAAATATTTGAAAGCATGAAAAGGGATTATAGGTTAGAGCCGAGATTGGAACATTATGGATGTATGGTTGATCTTCTTGGAAGGGCAGGAAAGTTGGAAGAGGCGGAGAATTTTATTCTTGAAATGCCTATAAAACCAAATGCTCCAGTATGGGGA GGAGCATTGCTAGGAGCCTGCAGGATTCACAGAAATGTTGAAGTTGGAGAAAGGGTTGGAACGATTTTGATTGAGATGAAACCAGAACATAGTGGTTATTATGCGTTGCTGTCGAACATATATGCGCGTACAAACAAGTGGAAAGATGCTACTGTCATGAGAAGATTAATGAAGGAAAAAGGGGTTAGAAAACAACCTGGATATAGTCTCATTGAGATAGACGGAAAAACTCATGAGTTTACAATTGGAAATAAAAGACATCCAGAAATagacaaaatagaaagaatGTGGGAAAAAATActgcaaaaaataaagttaGCAGGGTACATGGGAAATACTAGTGAGGCATTGtttgacatagatgaggagGAAAAAGAAGATGCACTTCACAGGCATAGTGAGAAACTGGCCATTGCCTATGGAATTATGAAGATTCAAGCTCCTGGGACTATTCGGATTGTGAAAAACTTGCGTGTCTGTGAAGATTGTCACACAGCTACCAAGTTTATCTCGAAGGTTTTTGATGTAGAGTTAATTGTGAGAGATAGAAACAGatttcatcattttaaaaagtatcatgtttgcattggtttcaacaacattttgacttttaaaaagttaaatttatcacttttcaccattttccaatactataattctatttttatctCCTTATCCAATGCCccaagggcaatggttagcaaTCTCCTTTTAAAAATGGTGTATGTTCTTGTATGGATTACTGGTAAGAGAGGTATGCAATTTCTAAGTTTCAGAGATGCATTGCAAATGGAAGGAAGGAAGATGTAG
- the LOC25499531 gene encoding stachyose synthase, which produces MAPPNSTNLDLIKTESLFDLSEGKFKVRDVSLFHDVPENVSFGSFSEICKPSESNAPPSILQKVLDFSHKGGFFGFSHETPSDRLMNSLGSFNGKDFVSIFRFKTWWSTQWVGKSGSDLQMETQWILIDIPEIKSYVVVIPIIEKGFRSALFPGSNDHVMICAESGSTKVVESSFNAIAYVHFSENPYDLMKEAYSVIRVHLNTFRLLEEKTLPNLVDKFGWCTWDAFYLTVNPIGVFHGLEGFSKGGVEPRFVIIDDGWQSISLDGADPNEDAKNLVLGGEQMTGRLHRFGEGDKFQKYESGLLLGPNSPPFNPKTIKELILKGIEHEHLRKQRQEAISSESSDLAEIESKIEKLIKEIDDLFGGEQSSIVQKSECGRFCCKEKKEYGLKAFTRDLRTKFKGLDDVYVWHALCGYWGGVRPGTTHLNSKIVPCKLSPGLDGTMEDLAVVKVLEGSIGLVDPNQASDLYDSMHSYLAESGVTGVKIDVIHCLEYVCDKYGGRVDLAKAYYEGLTKSIAKNFNGNGIIASMQQCNDFFFLGTHQVSLGRVGDDFWFQDPNGDPMGAFWLQGVHMIHCSYNSLWMGQMIRPDWDMFQSNHVCAKFHAGSRAICGGPIYLSDSVGSHDFDLIKKLVLPDGTIPKCIHFPLPTRDCLFKNSLFDKTTVLKIWNFNKYGGVIGAFNCQGAGWDPKEHKFRGFPECYKPITGTVHVTEVEWNQKKEASHLGKAEEYAVYFNQAQELSLMTPKSEPIHFIIQPSTFELYNFVPVTKFGGNIKFAPIGLTNMFNSGGTILDLEYVESGAKIKVKGGGNFLAYSSESPKKFQLNGSNVDFEWLGDGKLSLNVPWIEEACGVSDLAIFF; this is translated from the exons ATGGCTCCACCGAATTCCACAAACCTTGATCTCATCAAAACTGAGTCTTTATTTGATTTATCTGAGGGAAAGTTTAAGGTTAGAGATGTTTCTTTGTTCCATGATGTTCCTGAGAATGTTTCTTTCGGTTCTTTCTCTGAAATATGCAAACCCTCTGAATCAAATGCTCCACCTTCAATCCTTCAAAAAGTTCTTGATTTTTCTCACAAAGGTGGTTTCTTTGGATTCTCTCATGAAACCCCGTCTGATAGATTGATGAATTCATTAGGTAGTTTCAATGGAAAAGACTTTGTGAGTATTTTCAGGTTCAAAACGTGGTGGTCCACTCAATGGGTAGGAAAATCTGGTTCTGATTTACAAATGGAAACTCAATGGATTCTCATTGATATTCCTGAAATCAAATCCTATGTTGTTGTCATTCCTAtaattgaaaaaggttttagGTCAGCACTTTTTCCTGGTTCTAATGACCATGTTATGATTTGTGCTGAAAGTGGTTCAACCAAGGTGGTAGAATCTAGTTTCAATGCTATTGCTTATGTTCATTTTTCTGAAAATCCTTATGATTTGATGAAAGAAGCTTATAGTGTTATAAGGGTTCATCTCAACACTTTTAGGCTATTGGAAGAGAAAACACTACCAAATTTAGTTGATAAATTTGGTTGGTGCACTTGGGATGCTTTCTATTTAACTGTTAATCCTATTGGTGTTTTTCATGGTCTTGAGGGTTTTTCTAAAGGCGGAGTTGAACCGAGGTTTGTTATCATTGATGATGGATGGCAAAGCATTAGTTTAGATGGTGCTGATCCAAATGAAGATGCAAAGAATCTTGTTCTTGGGGGTGAACAAATGACTGGAAGGCTTCATAGGTTTGGTGAAGGAGACAAGTTCCAAAAATATGAAAGTGGATTGTTACTAGGTCCTAATTCACCTCCTTTTAATCCAAAAACGATTAAGGAGTTGATTTTAAAGGGAATTGAACATGAGCATTTGAGGAAACAAAGACAGGAGGCAATTTCATCTGAAAGTTCTGATTTGGCTGAAATTGAGTCAAAGATCgagaaattaataaaagaaattgatgatCTCTTTGGTGGAGAACAAAGTAGTATTGTTCAAAAAAGTGAGTGTGGAAGATTTTGttgtaaagaaaaaaaggagTATGGTTTGAAGGCTTTCACAAGGGATTTGAGGACTAAGTTCAAAGGtttagatgatgtttatgtttggCATGCACTTTGTGGTTATTGGGGTGGTGTGAGACCAGGAACAACACACCTTAATAGTAAAATAGTCCCCTGCAAACTTTCACCTGGTCTTGATGGAACAATGGAAGATCTTGCCGTGGTTAAAGTTTTGGAAGGTTCAATTGGGCTAGTTGATCCTAATCAAGCCAGTGACTTGTATGACTCCATGCACTCTTATCTTGCTGAATCTGGTGTCACCGGAGTCAAAATTGACGTCATTCAT TGTCTTGAATATGTGTGTGATAAATATGGAGGCAGAGTTGACCTTGCAAAAGCTTACTATGAAGGGCTGACAAAATCCATTGCTAAGAATTTTAATGGAAATGGAATCATTGCTAGCATGCAACAGTGTAACGACTTCTTCTTCCTTGGAACACATCAAGTTTCGTTGGGAAGAGTTG GGGACGACTTTTGGTTCCAAGATCCTAATGGTGATCCAATGGGAGCTTTCTGGTTACAAGGTGTACACATGATTCATTGTTCCTACAATAGCTTATGGATGGGACAAATGATTCGACCTGATTGGGACATGTTCCAATCTAACCATGTTTGTGCTAAATTTCATGCTGGTTCAAGAGCTATTTGTGGTGGTCCAATTTATTTGAGTGATAGTGTTGGCTCTCATGACTTTGATTTGATTAAGAAACTTGTGTTACCTGATGGTACAATCCCCAAATGCATACATTTTCCTCTTCCTACTAGAGATTGTCTTTTCAAAAATTCTCTATTTGACAAAACAACTGTTCTCAAAATTTGGAATTTCAACAAG TATGGGGGAGTGATTGGTGCATTCAACTGTCAAGGGGCCGGGTGGGACCCAAAAGAGCACAAGTTTAGGGGATTCCCTGAATGCTACAAGCCTATAACTGGCACTGTGCATGTAACTGAAGTTGAATGGAATCAGAAGAAAGAAGCATCTCATTTGGGTAAGGCAGAAGAATATGCAGTCTACTTCAATCAAGCTCAAGAACTTTCTTTGATGACTCCAAAATCTGAACCAATTCACTTTATCATTCAACCATCCACATTTGAGCTATACAATTTTGTTCCAGTCACAAAGTTTGGTGGCAACATCAAATTTGCACCCATTGGATTGACAAACATGTTCAACAGTGGTGGAACAATTCTTGATTTGGAATATGTTGAAAGTGGTGCTAAGATTAAGGTTAAAGGTGGTGGGAATTTCCTTGCTTATTCAAGTGAATCACCAAAGAAGTTTCAACTGAATGGTTCTAATGTGGATTTTGAGTGGCTAGGTGATGGAAAATTATCTCTCAATGTTCCTTGGATTGAAGAGGCTTGTGGTGTTTCTGATTTGGCAATTTTCTTCTAG